From the bacterium genome, the window GGTACAGCCTTTGTTTTAGTCTCGCACAACATGGAGAAACGATCGCTGCACTTGATGAATTACGCAAGGCTATCCAACTACAACCCGACTTACCGGCTGCATCGAAGGTATGTGCGGCAATGATTGTTCTTCTTATCGAAGAAGAAAATTATATTGAGGCCGGGAGGCAGATTAACACATATAAAGATATCCCTGGCCTACTTGACCCAGATGCAGTCACAGAATTTAGACGTGAAGCCTCGCGCCGCCAAGTAGTACTTACACTCGATACTCACCATAAAGAGAAGAATTATCGCAAAGCAATACAACAGTACAGGGCAGCGATTGAAATAGATCCCGAATATTCAGAAGCTCTTTATGGCTTGGGGGACTCACTCCATGATTTGAGCAAAACCTTATCTGGTGATGAGAAAACGAAAAAGCAACTAGAAGCTATTACGGCTTTTCGAGAACTTGTAAGGATTCATCCAGATTACGCAGATGGCTATAACACTTTAGGTATCGTTCTCGAAGAATCCGGTGATATACAAAGTGCGGTAGATAATTACCGCAAGGCTACCGAATGCGATCCTAGTCTAACAATAGCTCAGGACAACTATGAGAGAGCAAAAAAGATAGCGGATTTTGCTGAAATAAAGGGCATACACCATAGAATAATGGCTCTGGTAGAAACAGGTGAACAGTCAGAAAGAGAAGAAGCTAGGCACCGTCGTGAGAAGGAAGAAGCAAAGAAGTTGGCAGAAATCGCAACGCCGACCAGTAAGTTACCAAGTGCTAACCCATCCTCCGATACTGGTGGAGGTTGCTACATCGCCACTGCCTGCTACGGAAGTTATGACCATCCAGATGTACAGGTATTACGGCGGTTCCGAGACCAGGTTTTGATGCCGACAAAAATGGGACGCATGTTCACATCTACCTATTATAAACTTTCACCGGCTATTGCGATCCATCTCGGTAAAATTAAATGGCTGTCTTGTGCCATTCGCAGGTGGTTTTTGGAACCGCTAGTGCGAAAACTACGGTGATGCGCGAAATACCCATAACCCCGTTCTCATGGGCGTCCCATCCATGAGGTCGTAACGAATCGTGGCATGGGCGTCCCGCCCATGCCACAGGGATTACTCTTCCTTCAACACCGATTGAAAAGTGGCGGTGCTCAGGTAGCGGTCGCCGCTGTCGGGGAAGA encodes:
- a CDS encoding tetratricopeptide repeat protein — encoded protein: SALLQNGDCKGAVNSCREALRLEPEDARNYLALGTAMCQSGQIDEGIELLHQAEKMGDDNVCGDAATKIAWFNSFGRPEGLCNVGELHLSGNELDKALTEFRKALSIDPNYADAHWGIARVLHQKEEIQGAIHHLQETVRLNPQHGRAFFSLGVLLSKVGDAEGALNANRGAVAYLPEDATARYSLCFSLAQHGETIAALDELRKAIQLQPDLPAASKVCAAMIVLLIEEENYIEAGRQINTYKDIPGLLDPDAVTEFRREASRRQVVLTLDTHHKEKNYRKAIQQYRAAIEIDPEYSEALYGLGDSLHDLSKTLSGDEKTKKQLEAITAFRELVRIHPDYADGYNTLGIVLEESGDIQSAVDNYRKATECDPSLTIAQDNYERAKKIADFAEIKGIHHRIMALVETGEQSEREEARHRREKEEAKKLAEIATPTSKLPSANPSSDTGGGCYIATACYGSYDHPDVQVLRRFRDQVLMPTKMGRMFTSTYYKLSPAIAIHLGKIKWLSCAIRRWFLEPLVRKLR